One genomic segment of Rivularia sp. PCC 7116 includes these proteins:
- a CDS encoding Uma2 family endonuclease, with translation MTIITAKRFTINEYNRLAELGFFQEDERVELIRGEIIPMAAKGTLHSTVNRRLIRELSKLIGNRATLQNQDPIIIPPNSEPEPDVAILNNKDDDYLNAHPTPQDVLLLIEIADYSIKYDQDNKLRLYAEAGILYYWIFNLIENCLETYNEPFQDSQGKFGYRRKVIYLPNETVNLPCFPKLILNLSQVFPQ, from the coding sequence ATGACCATAATTACAGCTAAACGATTTACTATAAATGAATACAACCGTTTAGCAGAACTCGGATTTTTTCAAGAAGATGAGCGAGTTGAGCTAATTAGGGGAGAAATTATTCCGATGGCAGCAAAGGGTACGCTTCATTCAACTGTTAATAGAAGATTGATAAGAGAATTATCAAAATTAATTGGCAATCGAGCAACTTTACAAAACCAAGATCCAATTATCATACCTCCTAATAGCGAACCCGAACCTGATGTCGCGATTCTGAATAATAAAGATGATGATTACTTAAATGCTCATCCTACTCCACAAGATGTATTGCTTTTGATTGAAATCGCTGATTATTCTATAAAATACGACCAAGATAATAAATTACGACTTTACGCTGAAGCCGGTATTTTATATTATTGGATATTTAATTTAATTGAAAACTGTTTAGAAACTTACAACGAACCTTTCCAAGATTCACAAGGTAAATTTGGCTATCGTCGAAAAGTTATTTATCTTCCCAACGAAACTGTTAACCTACCTTGTTTTCCAAAATTAATATTAAATTTATCTCAAGTATTTCCTCAATAA
- a CDS encoding glutaredoxin domain-containing protein, whose translation MTHQVTLFSKPNCNYCVKAKAVFKRLNIDFQEYDVTANQRNADASVYLSGAATVPQIFIGNYHINGAQDLEKLEKSGRLTKLLEIKTDELLLDQISDAELNEGAKDVALCEYIPQSDVSRDKDEEILPVLHFYKELFGFLPNTFVYLHNWIEAYKLFYYCHLIWATGYIKQVLGMKNLSAIGYSTSKSHGCTYCQVHSIGISKNDEHDRDMTEESNKDIQGESIENNPLNEFEMALAKLAGDLTLNQVEEIALENIRTLGSNVLQEVDADACIEATLVFAASFGFLNVFNDLTGLEIEGDLARQVGERVDIQGGRHSIQDSNPSNLDYEIPQKGPSIEEIHAKYNAAVGDLNTYVEKEFRFFPAWIQKWSQLSQKRHAYMYAELMNERYHSLIPTELKHLMARVSAIAKNHDYLAAAEGYFAYHTATDKELAVERVRQCYLAATNRGDTSKLFNDKEKAALQFALVSAQTPLTTPLRFVEAAIKQYQPEELIHLIVVCSIASMVQRFVAAAKPEIEPVVDQFFKKYSLETDTLAARYALV comes from the coding sequence ATGACACATCAAGTTACTTTATTCAGCAAACCTAACTGTAACTATTGCGTTAAAGCAAAAGCGGTTTTCAAAAGACTGAATATAGACTTTCAAGAATATGATGTCACAGCCAATCAGCGGAATGCAGATGCATCTGTTTATTTAAGTGGAGCAGCAACAGTACCGCAGATTTTTATCGGTAATTATCATATCAACGGCGCACAAGATTTAGAAAAGCTGGAAAAATCAGGAAGATTAACAAAACTATTAGAAATCAAAACAGATGAATTATTGCTAGATCAAATTTCAGATGCAGAATTAAATGAAGGTGCGAAGGATGTTGCTTTATGCGAGTATATTCCGCAAAGCGATGTTAGCCGCGATAAAGACGAAGAAATTTTACCAGTATTACATTTTTACAAAGAATTATTCGGATTTTTACCGAACACCTTTGTTTATCTACACAACTGGATTGAGGCTTACAAGCTTTTTTACTACTGTCACCTCATCTGGGCAACTGGATATATCAAGCAAGTACTGGGTATGAAGAATTTAAGTGCTATTGGTTATTCTACGTCAAAATCACACGGTTGCACTTATTGTCAAGTACATAGTATAGGTATATCAAAAAACGATGAACACGATCGGGATATGACGGAAGAAAGCAACAAAGATATTCAAGGAGAATCAATAGAAAACAATCCACTTAATGAGTTTGAAATGGCACTAGCAAAGCTTGCAGGTGATTTAACACTAAATCAAGTTGAAGAGATTGCTCTGGAAAATATCCGGACTCTAGGTTCAAATGTTTTACAAGAAGTAGATGCCGATGCTTGTATTGAAGCGACATTAGTTTTTGCAGCTTCCTTTGGCTTTCTGAATGTTTTTAACGATCTGACTGGATTGGAAATAGAAGGAGATTTAGCGCGTCAAGTAGGTGAACGAGTTGATATTCAAGGGGGAAGACATAGTATACAAGATTCTAATCCGTCCAATCTCGACTACGAAATACCGCAGAAAGGTCCATCTATTGAAGAGATACATGCTAAGTATAATGCAGCAGTTGGCGACCTCAATACCTATGTTGAGAAAGAATTCAGATTTTTTCCGGCTTGGATTCAAAAATGGTCGCAGCTATCCCAGAAGCGTCACGCTTATATGTATGCTGAACTGATGAACGAGCGTTACCATAGTTTAATTCCAACAGAGCTTAAGCATCTGATGGCGAGAGTTTCAGCGATAGCAAAAAATCATGACTATCTAGCAGCAGCTGAAGGGTATTTTGCTTATCATACTGCTACCGATAAAGAGCTTGCAGTTGAAAGAGTTCGTCAATGCTATTTAGCTGCAACAAATCGAGGAGATACCAGCAAATTGTTTAACGATAAAGAAAAAGCCGCGCTTCAATTTGCGCTAGTTTCGGCTCAGACTCCATTAACAACACCACTACGATTTGTAGAAGCTGCAATTAAACAATATCAGCCTGAAGAACTTATTCATTTAATAGTTGTTTGTTCCATTGCTTCTATGGTGCAGCGATTTGTTGCAGCAGCTAAACCAGAAATTGAGCCGGTTGTGGATCAGTTTTTTAAGAAATATTCTCTTGAAACTGATACCTTGGCAGCTCGCTATGCTTTGGTTTGA
- a CDS encoding DUF2993 domain-containing protein — protein sequence MEFISFLLSGLLGFISPTGVVVDKVAENAIRSQFNDVEKLRVRVEHSPTHQLLQGNIKKIRIAGRGFKLKQYNFRIDALELETDDIAFSPNSIQKGKLKLQQPLQAGIRLIFTPADINKLLQSPDILALLPKLKLDSKDYINIDDDAVYKFANPQFNVLDNNKLFFQVELRSEEDKKPLLIKVEAGLKIKKGRQIQLIETVVTVNEEQVASQFVEGIVENLNQRLDLRNLEGDGLLIRILKFNIRPSELKIAAFVQIKPSSPFVENPLSPSALSTKPLTQVQVLSQPISEGVR from the coding sequence ATGGAATTTATTTCCTTTTTGCTGTCGGGTTTGCTAGGGTTTATTTCTCCTACTGGGGTTGTCGTAGACAAAGTTGCAGAAAATGCGATTCGTTCTCAATTTAATGACGTAGAAAAATTACGAGTACGTGTAGAACACTCACCTACTCATCAATTATTACAGGGAAACATTAAAAAAATTAGAATTGCCGGACGCGGTTTCAAGTTAAAACAGTACAATTTTCGGATTGATGCTTTGGAATTAGAAACTGATGATATCGCTTTTTCACCAAATAGTATTCAAAAAGGAAAACTCAAATTACAGCAACCTCTACAAGCCGGTATTAGGTTAATTTTTACTCCAGCAGATATAAATAAACTATTACAATCGCCTGATATATTAGCTTTATTACCTAAACTAAAGCTAGATTCAAAAGATTACATAAATATTGATGATGATGCTGTATATAAGTTTGCGAATCCGCAATTTAACGTTTTAGATAATAATAAGTTATTTTTTCAAGTTGAATTACGTTCGGAAGAAGACAAAAAACCTTTGTTAATAAAGGTAGAGGCGGGACTCAAAATAAAAAAAGGTAGACAAATCCAGTTAATTGAAACAGTGGTAACTGTAAATGAGGAACAAGTTGCGTCACAATTCGTTGAAGGAATTGTAGAAAACCTTAATCAAAGACTAGATTTACGTAACTTGGAAGGTGACGGACTTTTAATACGAATTCTAAAATTTAATATAAGACCGTCCGAATTAAAAATTGCGGCTTTTGTACAAATAAAACCGTCCTCCCCCTTTGTGGAAAATCCCCTTTCCCCATCAGCGTTATCTACCAAGCCCCTCACACAGGTTCAGGTACTATCTCAGCCCATAAGCGAAGGTGTCAGATGA
- a CDS encoding alpha/beta hydrolase, producing the protein MKLPLYRYFRNLRMRTLVAALFGLCSSMLTMQPAYSAERIQFFYGPVGSTIELKELEEVAKTGKLKENFSILDNYLNDEELVSLQTLLNTRFEIDVVGISRISYSSAGSELLERLGQIIQTENSLNGSKGLRAALTFAAADKEGLTVMNVIRQFPLETIQINLPLTLKLAKENQEIFQKQAGVVANIRKLAESKAGKLGAKSLKTDPREQGNHTWKLKTFSFQNPSRSQISSADLYLPKQPSNSSKQIPVAVISHGTASNRQTFAYLAKHLASHGYAVVVPEHLETSTQKFSKLFNGLEGPPDPNTLLLLPKDITAVLDELERRAKSEPELESLNLQAVGVFGQSLGGYTVLASAGAELSRDKLENVCLTTVEERPILNSSMLLQCRLLEVPAEKSLTVKDQRIKAVIAINPFTSHIFGETGLNQLQAPVLFVAGTDDYFVPALPEQIKPFQQLQIEDKYLVVMENGTHFSTLEMTEDGGGLPVPESLIGANPKKAQPQINSLSLAFFNRYLLNQIESEMYLNQSYLNTFNPEPFRFNIVRDFSE; encoded by the coding sequence ATGAAACTTCCTTTATACCGCTATTTCCGTAATCTAAGAATGCGAACTTTAGTTGCTGCTTTGTTCGGTTTATGCTCTAGTATGCTGACAATGCAGCCTGCATATAGTGCCGAACGTATTCAGTTTTTCTATGGCCCGGTTGGCTCTACAATTGAACTTAAAGAACTTGAAGAGGTTGCAAAAACTGGAAAACTCAAAGAAAATTTCAGCATTTTAGACAACTATTTAAATGATGAAGAATTGGTATCGCTTCAGACTTTGTTGAATACACGCTTTGAAATTGATGTTGTGGGTATATCCCGAATTAGCTATAGCTCTGCTGGCTCTGAATTACTTGAGCGATTAGGACAAATTATACAGACAGAAAATTCCCTCAACGGTTCCAAGGGACTTCGTGCTGCTTTAACTTTTGCTGCTGCCGATAAAGAAGGGTTAACGGTAATGAATGTGATTCGTCAGTTTCCTTTAGAAACTATTCAAATCAATCTACCCTTAACCTTAAAGCTAGCTAAAGAAAATCAAGAAATCTTTCAAAAACAAGCTGGAGTAGTAGCTAATATTCGTAAACTTGCTGAATCTAAAGCTGGAAAATTAGGAGCAAAATCACTCAAGACAGATCCTCGCGAACAAGGTAATCATACCTGGAAGTTAAAAACATTTTCCTTCCAAAATCCCAGTCGTTCGCAAATCTCAAGCGCTGACTTGTATTTACCAAAGCAGCCATCAAATTCATCAAAACAGATTCCTGTAGCAGTAATTTCCCACGGAACAGCCTCAAATCGTCAGACTTTCGCTTACTTAGCAAAACATTTGGCTTCTCATGGATATGCTGTCGTAGTTCCAGAACATCTCGAAACCAGCACTCAGAAATTTTCTAAACTTTTTAATGGATTAGAAGGACCACCAGACCCCAATACATTATTACTGCTTCCTAAAGATATTACAGCAGTATTAGACGAATTAGAACGCCGTGCTAAATCGGAACCCGAATTAGAGTCTCTTAACTTACAAGCAGTTGGTGTATTCGGTCAATCTCTGGGAGGTTATACAGTTTTAGCCTCAGCAGGAGCAGAATTAAGCCGCGATAAACTTGAGAATGTTTGCTTAACGACTGTAGAAGAGCGTCCAATACTTAACTCATCAATGTTGCTCCAATGCCGACTTTTGGAAGTGCCTGCTGAGAAATCATTAACTGTAAAAGACCAACGTATCAAAGCAGTCATCGCTATCAACCCATTCACCAGTCATATATTTGGCGAAACAGGATTAAATCAATTACAAGCACCCGTTTTGTTTGTAGCGGGTACAGATGATTACTTTGTTCCAGCTTTACCAGAGCAAATTAAACCCTTTCAACAACTACAGATTGAAGATAAATATCTAGTTGTGATGGAGAATGGTACGCATTTCTCAACTTTAGAAATGACAGAAGATGGTGGAGGTTTACCAGTACCAGAAAGTTTGATTGGAGCAAATCCAAAAAAGGCTCAACCGCAAATCAATTCTCTAAGTCTTGCCTTTTTTAATCGATATCTTCTTAATCAAATAGAAAGTGAAATGTACTTAAATCAATCTTATTTAAATACATTCAATCCCGAGCCATTCAGATTTAATATAGTCCGAGATTTTTCGGAGTGA
- a CDS encoding GerMN domain-containing protein: MTEQRKTNRISSGVVATVATAAVAVAGITGYFAFNNAGDVNPPNPNVTTSPNPAGSGTPSATNDKTATVYWLESSGTSFNLVPQGVQVEADVNNPSKFLEAAFNTLLAGPTEGTGSSAIPAGTKLLGIKADGNEVRINLSDDFQFGGGSASMIGRVGQIVYTATALNPKAKVYLELNGEQIEVLGGEGLELEQPLTRENFTKNFEL; this comes from the coding sequence ATGACAGAGCAAAGAAAAACTAATCGTATCTCCTCTGGTGTTGTAGCAACAGTTGCGACTGCCGCTGTTGCAGTTGCTGGTATCACGGGTTATTTTGCTTTTAATAACGCCGGTGATGTCAATCCACCAAATCCAAATGTAACTACTTCACCAAATCCAGCAGGCTCGGGAACGCCATCAGCCACTAACGATAAAACGGCTACTGTTTATTGGCTTGAATCGAGCGGCACAAGCTTTAATTTAGTTCCTCAAGGCGTTCAAGTTGAAGCAGATGTTAATAATCCTTCAAAGTTCTTAGAAGCTGCTTTTAACACCTTATTAGCTGGTCCTACAGAAGGAACTGGTTCTTCTGCTATACCTGCAGGAACCAAATTACTAGGTATTAAAGCTGATGGAAACGAAGTAAGAATTAATTTATCGGATGATTTTCAATTTGGTGGTGGAAGCGCTTCCATGATTGGACGAGTAGGGCAAATTGTCTACACGGCTACAGCTTTGAATCCAAAAGCAAAAGTTTACCTAGAATTAAACGGCGAACAAATCGAAGTTCTTGGTGGAGAAGGTTTGGAGTTAGAGCAGCCCTTAACTCGCGAAAATTTCACCAAAAACTTTGAGCTTTAA
- the proS gene encoding proline--tRNA ligase — translation MRLSKMLFVTLRDDPADAEIPSHKLLVRAGYIRRIGSGVYAYLPLMWRVLQKVSQVVREEMNATGAMECLLPQLQPADLWKESGRWDTYTKAEGIMFSLTDRREQNLALGPTHEEVITTVARDTIRSYRQLPVHLYQIQTKFRDEIRPRFGLMRGREFIMKDGYSFHADEESLKKTYQDMYQAYSNMLRRCGLEFRAVEADSGAIGGSGSTEFMVLAEAGEDEVLYTEDGKYAANVEKAVSSPPDAEASKFTTYEKVETPKTETIEKLCKTLECSPTQVVKNVLYQAVYDNGTTVLVLVNIRGDQDVNEVKLYNELTKLASTYDANTILALEVPNPEAQEKWAAKSLPLGYIAPDIADDYIKSSKEVNPKFLRFVDKTAVDLKNFVTGADESGYHVVGANWGEQFKLPDLVVDIRTAKIGDRSVHDPAQTLKSARGIEVGHIFQLGNKYSKAMGATYTTEQGKDEALVMGCYGVGVSRMAQAAVEQSYDKDGIIWPVAIAPYHAIVTIPNIKDEKQVEVAEKLYAELNQVGIETLLDDRTERAGAKFKDADLIGIPYRIVTGRAITNGKVEVVERKSSDAYEIAIDEVVSTLKQKIKDEL, via the coding sequence ATGCGATTATCAAAAATGTTATTTGTTACTCTTAGAGACGATCCAGCCGATGCTGAAATCCCCAGTCATAAGTTATTGGTTCGTGCTGGTTACATTCGTCGCATCGGTAGCGGTGTATATGCTTATCTTCCTTTGATGTGGCGGGTTTTGCAAAAGGTAAGCCAGGTTGTTCGCGAGGAAATGAACGCAACCGGGGCAATGGAATGTCTTTTACCTCAGCTGCAACCTGCGGATTTATGGAAGGAATCGGGACGTTGGGATACTTATACTAAAGCTGAAGGTATTATGTTTTCTCTTACCGATCGCCGCGAGCAAAATTTGGCACTTGGTCCCACCCACGAAGAAGTAATTACTACTGTCGCACGGGATACGATTCGCTCTTACCGCCAGCTACCGGTACATCTTTATCAAATTCAAACTAAATTCCGCGATGAAATTCGTCCCCGCTTCGGTTTAATGCGCGGTAGAGAATTTATTATGAAGGACGGTTATTCTTTCCACGCGGATGAAGAAAGCTTGAAAAAAACTTATCAAGATATGTATCAAGCTTATAGCAATATGCTTCGTCGTTGTGGCTTGGAATTTCGCGCTGTTGAAGCGGATTCTGGTGCCATTGGCGGTTCTGGTTCGACGGAATTTATGGTTTTAGCGGAAGCTGGAGAAGATGAAGTTCTCTATACCGAAGATGGAAAATACGCTGCAAATGTAGAAAAAGCTGTTTCTTCACCTCCCGATGCAGAAGCTTCCAAGTTTACTACTTACGAAAAGGTTGAAACCCCCAAAACAGAGACAATTGAGAAGCTTTGCAAAACTCTTGAATGTTCTCCTACCCAAGTTGTCAAAAACGTTCTTTATCAAGCTGTTTATGACAACGGTACCACTGTATTAGTTTTGGTTAATATCCGAGGCGATCAAGATGTTAACGAAGTTAAGTTATATAACGAATTAACTAAATTGGCTTCTACTTATGATGCAAATACTATTCTTGCTTTAGAAGTACCCAACCCGGAAGCACAGGAAAAATGGGCGGCGAAATCTTTACCTTTGGGTTATATTGCGCCAGATATTGCTGACGACTATATTAAATCGTCCAAGGAAGTTAATCCCAAGTTTTTACGCTTTGTAGATAAAACCGCAGTCGATTTAAAGAACTTTGTCACTGGTGCGGACGAATCAGGTTATCACGTAGTGGGCGCAAACTGGGGAGAGCAATTTAAACTACCGGACTTAGTCGTAGATATACGCACGGCAAAAATTGGCGATCGCTCGGTTCACGATCCAGCCCAAACTCTCAAATCTGCTAGGGGTATAGAGGTCGGACATATTTTCCAATTAGGTAACAAATATTCCAAAGCGATGGGAGCAACTTATACAACCGAACAAGGTAAAGACGAAGCCTTGGTAATGGGTTGTTATGGTGTGGGTGTTTCGCGAATGGCTCAAGCTGCTGTAGAACAATCTTACGACAAAGATGGAATTATTTGGCCCGTTGCCATTGCCCCTTATCATGCAATTGTGACTATTCCTAATATTAAGGATGAAAAACAAGTAGAAGTTGCCGAAAAACTTTACGCGGAACTAAACCAAGTAGGTATTGAAACCCTTCTTGACGATAGAACCGAACGTGCAGGAGCTAAATTCAAAGATGCCGATTTAATCGGTATTCCTTATCGTATTGTTACGGGAAGGGCAATTACCAACGGTAAAGTTGAAGTTGTTGAACGAAAAAGTAGCGATGCTTACGAAATTGCCATCGACGAAGTTGTATCTACTTTAAAGCAAAAGATAAAAGATGAATTATGA